A genomic window from Jiangella alba includes:
- a CDS encoding RNA polymerase sigma factor: MTGADVRAAITRAHHEEWARVVASVTKRFGDLDVAEEAAAEAFAAAVERWPSDGVPPNPGAWLTTTATRRAIDRLRRESKRDDKQKEARLVFGDDPPVPLGPIDDDRLRLIFTCCHPALAMQTRVALTLRMVGGLTVPEIARAFLVQETTMGQRISRAKAKIKAARIPYRVPSAADLPARVSGVLAVLYLVYNEGYLATGPDADPVRHDLTAEAIRLTRLIRALLPDDGEVAGLLALMLLTEARRTARVSSAGELVSLDEQDRGTWDAAMVAEGHRLVRERLASGVAPGRYQLLAAISAVHTSARDLGDTDWSQILALYDQLAVLDPSPVVALNRAVAVGELDGPAVALATVDRLGGDLAGYHAFHATRAELLRRLGRDREARAAYDEAIALAGNTAESAALTRRRDRLASG, encoded by the coding sequence GTGACCGGTGCCGACGTCCGCGCGGCGATCACCCGGGCGCACCACGAGGAGTGGGCGCGCGTGGTCGCCTCCGTGACCAAGCGCTTCGGCGACCTCGACGTCGCCGAGGAGGCCGCGGCCGAGGCGTTCGCGGCCGCCGTCGAGCGGTGGCCGTCCGACGGCGTTCCGCCCAACCCTGGCGCCTGGCTGACCACCACCGCCACCCGCCGCGCGATCGACCGGCTCCGGCGCGAGTCCAAGCGCGACGACAAGCAGAAGGAGGCACGGCTCGTGTTCGGTGACGACCCGCCCGTGCCGCTCGGCCCCATCGACGACGACCGGCTGCGGCTGATCTTCACCTGCTGCCACCCGGCGCTGGCGATGCAGACCCGGGTGGCGCTGACGCTGCGCATGGTCGGCGGCCTCACGGTGCCCGAGATCGCCCGCGCCTTCCTGGTGCAGGAGACCACCATGGGCCAGCGCATCAGCCGCGCGAAGGCCAAGATCAAGGCGGCCCGCATCCCGTACCGCGTGCCGTCCGCGGCGGACCTCCCGGCCCGCGTCTCCGGCGTGCTGGCCGTGCTCTACCTCGTCTACAACGAGGGCTACCTCGCCACCGGCCCGGACGCCGACCCGGTCCGGCACGACCTCACCGCCGAGGCGATCCGGCTTACCCGCCTGATCCGCGCCCTGCTGCCCGACGACGGCGAGGTGGCCGGCCTGCTGGCGCTGATGCTGCTCACCGAGGCCCGCCGCACGGCCCGGGTGTCGTCGGCCGGCGAACTGGTCTCCCTCGACGAGCAGGACCGCGGCACGTGGGACGCGGCGATGGTCGCCGAGGGCCATCGGCTGGTGCGCGAGCGGCTGGCCTCCGGGGTGGCGCCCGGGCGCTACCAGCTCCTCGCCGCGATCAGCGCCGTGCACACCTCCGCCCGCGACCTCGGCGACACCGACTGGTCGCAGATCCTGGCCCTCTACGACCAGCTCGCCGTCCTCGACCCGTCGCCGGTCGTCGCCCTCAACCGGGCCGTCGCCGTGGGCGAGCTCGACGGCCCCGCCGTCGCCCTGGCCACCGTCGACCGGCTCGGGGGTGATCTGGCCGGCTACCACGCCTTCCACGCCACCCGGGCCGAGCTGCTGCGCCGGCTCGGCCGCGACCGGGAAGCGCGGGCGGCCTACGACGAGGCGATCGCGCTGGCCGGCAACACCGCCGAGTCCGCCGCCCTGACCCGCCGCCGCGACCGGCTGGCATCGGGGTAG
- a CDS encoding TetR/AcrR family transcriptional regulator — translation MAGAKAARRMGRPPLVDRDAIVRAALEIGFAKLSMSAVGQRLGASHSTLYRYFASRDALASAAIDRAVEAGDWPEPGGDWRSYLSALAWSYWDLYDAHPGLAAEVSGLRSTSRAMVALTNDAAVALLDFGFSARQAIVVQDMHAELVIQAFLSAPSGADDPPPEGDGRHTFSIVNGTRMRRAELIEPWLTLYDERIRAEFAAAVARDPREQFSSKLAILLDGVEALVGPADR, via the coding sequence ATGGCAGGCGCGAAGGCGGCACGGCGCATGGGCCGGCCCCCGCTCGTCGACCGCGACGCGATCGTGCGGGCCGCACTGGAGATCGGCTTCGCCAAGCTCAGCATGTCCGCCGTCGGCCAGCGGCTGGGAGCATCACACTCGACGCTCTACCGCTACTTCGCCAGCCGGGACGCGCTCGCCTCAGCCGCCATCGATCGCGCGGTCGAAGCGGGCGACTGGCCGGAGCCCGGCGGGGATTGGCGCTCCTACCTCTCCGCCTTGGCGTGGTCGTACTGGGATCTCTACGACGCTCATCCCGGTCTCGCCGCCGAGGTGTCCGGTCTGCGCTCGACGTCGCGGGCCATGGTCGCCCTGACGAACGATGCCGCCGTAGCGCTGCTGGACTTCGGGTTCAGCGCCCGTCAGGCCATCGTGGTCCAGGACATGCACGCCGAGCTCGTGATACAGGCATTCCTCAGCGCACCGTCCGGGGCCGACGACCCGCCGCCCGAGGGCGACGGCCGGCACACGTTCAGCATCGTGAACGGCACCCGCATGCGCAGAGCCGAACTGATCGAACCGTGGCTGACCCTGTACGACGAACGGATCCGGGCCGAGTTCGCCGCCGCTGTCGCGCGTGACCCACGCGAGCAGTTCAGTAGCAAGCTCGCCATCCTTCTCGATGGCGTCGAGGCTCTGGTCGGGCCGGCTGATCGCTGA
- a CDS encoding LysE/ArgO family amino acid transporter → MSSAFVGFATSLSLIVAIGAQNAFVLRQGLDRRHVVPVVAVCAVADAALIGAGIAGLGAALTTHPWALDVARYGGAAFVLGYGALAARRALRPSSLVAGAGAAATARAAVLACLGFTFLNPHVYLDTVVLLGALANQHGDDGRWLYGAGAMAASLSWFTALGFGARSLSAVFERPGAWRVLDGLIAVVMLAIGARLLLG, encoded by the coding sequence GTGTCCAGCGCCTTCGTCGGGTTCGCCACCTCCCTCTCGCTGATCGTCGCGATCGGCGCCCAGAACGCGTTCGTCCTGCGCCAGGGCCTCGACCGCCGCCACGTCGTCCCCGTGGTCGCGGTGTGCGCGGTGGCGGACGCGGCGCTGATCGGCGCCGGGATCGCCGGGCTCGGCGCGGCGCTGACGACGCACCCGTGGGCGCTGGACGTGGCGCGCTACGGCGGGGCGGCGTTCGTGCTCGGGTACGGCGCGCTGGCGGCGCGGCGGGCGCTGCGGCCGTCGTCGCTGGTCGCCGGGGCGGGCGCGGCGGCGACGGCGCGGGCGGCGGTGCTCGCCTGCCTCGGCTTCACCTTCCTCAACCCGCACGTGTACCTCGACACCGTCGTGCTGCTCGGCGCGCTGGCCAACCAGCACGGCGACGACGGCCGCTGGCTGTACGGCGCGGGCGCGATGGCGGCGTCGCTGAGCTGGTTCACCGCGCTCGGGTTCGGCGCGCGCTCACTCAGCGCGGTGTTCGAGCGGCCGGGCGCCTGGCGGGTGCTGGACGGGCTGATCGCCGTCGTCATGCTCGCGATCGGCGCCCGTCTGTTGCTGGGGTGA
- a CDS encoding YciI family protein → MKYMVSVIDDRTGSATDDEMTAIRAFNERLQADGNWVFAAGLAAPEASTVIDNRGGEALITDGPFLETKEYFAGFWIMAASDLDVALRLAAEGSRACNRRVEVRPLL, encoded by the coding sequence ATGAAGTACATGGTTTCCGTGATCGACGACCGCACCGGCTCGGCCACCGACGACGAGATGACGGCCATCCGCGCGTTCAACGAGCGGCTCCAGGCCGACGGCAACTGGGTGTTCGCCGCCGGCCTCGCGGCGCCCGAGGCGTCCACCGTCATCGACAACCGGGGCGGCGAGGCGCTGATCACCGACGGCCCGTTCCTGGAGACGAAGGAGTACTTCGCCGGCTTCTGGATCATGGCGGCGTCCGACCTCGACGTCGCCCTCCGGCTCGCCGCCGAGGGGTCGAGGGCCTGCAACCGCAGGGTCGAGGTGCGTCCGCTGCTGTGA
- a CDS encoding MFS transporter: MTTREQSDARPGGPPGDQAADAATARRRAYTLAIVVTAQFLIVLDASVVNIALPSAQADLGMADSRKQWVVTGYSLAFGGLLMLGGRVADVRGRQKTFLAGLIGFTLASVVGGLAVNEAMLLAARAAQGASAAFLAPAGLAILTTAYTGRARAKAFAIFGVASGAGGIFGMVLGGVLTSLGSWRWCLLINLPVGLVLLILALRHLEESTAERPTRYDVPGAVTATAGVGSVIYAISNVAADGWLAPVTLAFLLGGVALLAVFVALQHRSPEPMMPLGLLAHRTRGGAFLIILLVNAVAATFYLLLTFYLQGVQDLSALLTGLAFVPIGVGILVGAVAAGRLMPIWPARTVIAVGLGIAVAAMSPMAFLRADSSFWSLILPVQVALGVGFGIVLTAIVSLALQGVAPTTAGVASALTNAVREIGGAVGISALNVVAIAVTTASNDPNPAEASADGYAAAFAVCAGLLAVALAVAVISLRPAQSVGRDVSQR; the protein is encoded by the coding sequence ATGACGACACGTGAACAGAGTGATGCCCGGCCGGGCGGCCCACCAGGCGATCAGGCGGCCGATGCGGCCACGGCCCGGCGGCGGGCCTACACCCTGGCGATCGTCGTGACGGCTCAGTTCCTGATCGTGCTGGACGCGTCGGTCGTCAACATCGCCCTGCCGTCCGCACAGGCGGACCTCGGCATGGCCGACTCGCGAAAGCAGTGGGTGGTGACCGGCTACTCGCTGGCCTTCGGCGGACTGCTGATGCTGGGTGGCCGGGTCGCGGACGTCCGCGGGCGGCAGAAGACCTTCCTGGCGGGCCTGATCGGCTTCACGCTCGCCTCGGTCGTCGGCGGCCTCGCCGTGAACGAGGCGATGCTGCTGGCGGCCCGCGCGGCGCAGGGCGCTTCGGCGGCCTTCCTCGCCCCGGCCGGTCTGGCGATTCTCACCACTGCCTACACCGGCAGGGCGCGCGCCAAGGCGTTCGCGATCTTCGGCGTCGCGTCCGGCGCCGGCGGCATCTTCGGGATGGTGCTCGGCGGCGTGCTGACGTCGCTCGGATCGTGGCGATGGTGCCTGCTGATCAACCTCCCGGTCGGTCTCGTCCTTCTGATCCTGGCGCTTCGCCACCTCGAGGAGAGCACCGCGGAGCGGCCGACGAGGTATGACGTGCCCGGAGCGGTCACCGCCACCGCCGGTGTCGGCTCCGTCATCTACGCCATCTCGAACGTCGCCGCCGACGGCTGGCTGGCACCGGTCACGTTGGCCTTCCTCCTGGGCGGCGTCGCCCTGCTGGCGGTGTTCGTCGCTCTCCAGCACCGCTCGCCCGAGCCGATGATGCCGCTGGGCTTGCTCGCGCACCGAACCCGCGGCGGCGCGTTCCTGATCATCCTGCTCGTCAACGCCGTGGCCGCCACGTTCTATCTCCTGCTGACCTTCTATCTTCAGGGGGTCCAGGACCTCTCGGCGCTGCTCACCGGTCTGGCGTTCGTCCCGATCGGCGTCGGCATCCTCGTCGGCGCCGTCGCGGCCGGCCGGCTGATGCCGATCTGGCCGGCGCGAACCGTCATCGCCGTGGGCCTGGGCATCGCGGTCGCCGCGATGTCGCCGATGGCGTTCCTGCGGGCCGATTCCTCGTTCTGGTCGCTGATCCTGCCTGTGCAGGTGGCGCTCGGCGTCGGCTTCGGGATCGTGCTCACCGCCATCGTCAGCCTCGCGCTGCAGGGCGTGGCGCCGACGACGGCCGGCGTGGCCAGCGCCTTGACCAATGCCGTGCGAGAGATCGGCGGCGCGGTCGGGATCTCGGCGCTCAACGTGGTCGCCATCGCCGTCACCACGGCGTCGAACGACCCGAACCCCGCCGAGGCGTCGGCCGACGGTTACGCGGCGGCGTTCGCCGTCTGCGCCGGCCTGCTGGCCGTGGCGCTGGCCGTCGCGGTGATCAGCCTGCGCCCGGCGCAGTCAGTAGGGCGTGACGTCAGCCAGAGGTAG
- a CDS encoding TetR/AcrR family transcriptional regulator produces the protein MSNPAEPRRGRPRDPEADRRIREAAAGLLLERGVDGMTVDAVAERAGVGKATLYRRWASKDELALAAAETLFALEVRVPDAGSLLGDLVEIYTDILRLAHSDDGRAFFRLAVTEAARDPRVGELYRASLATRLAESGVVFDRAIARGELPPDVDRQLVFDWFTGMIVLRILTGVELPRPEDAETLARATIYGFAARS, from the coding sequence ATGAGCAACCCGGCTGAGCCACGGCGCGGCCGGCCGCGCGACCCGGAGGCGGACCGCCGCATCCGGGAGGCCGCGGCCGGCCTGCTGCTCGAGCGCGGGGTCGACGGCATGACGGTCGACGCGGTGGCGGAGCGGGCCGGTGTCGGCAAGGCGACGCTGTACCGGCGCTGGGCCAGCAAGGACGAGCTGGCGCTGGCCGCCGCCGAGACGCTGTTCGCGCTGGAGGTGCGGGTCCCCGACGCCGGCAGCCTGCTCGGCGACCTCGTCGAGATCTACACCGACATCCTGCGCCTGGCCCACAGCGACGACGGCCGGGCGTTCTTCCGGCTCGCGGTGACCGAGGCCGCCCGCGACCCCCGCGTCGGCGAGCTGTACCGCGCGTCGCTGGCCACCCGGCTGGCCGAGTCCGGCGTCGTCTTCGACCGCGCGATCGCCCGCGGCGAGCTCCCACCGGACGTCGACCGCCAGCTGGTCTTCGACTGGTTCACCGGGATGATCGTGCTGCGCATCCTCACCGGCGTCGAGCTCCCCCGGCCGGAGGACGCCGAGACCCTCGCGCGCGCGACGATCTACGGCTTCGCCGCCCGCAGCTGA
- a CDS encoding VOC family protein, with the protein MRLYVRVDDLERTIARAVALGATVERGRTLLGGDGFWFGNVRDPQGISLGLWTSRPPAA; encoded by the coding sequence GTGCGCCTCTACGTGCGGGTCGACGACCTCGAGCGGACGATCGCGCGAGCGGTGGCGCTGGGCGCGACGGTGGAGCGCGGCCGCACACTGCTCGGCGGCGACGGCTTCTGGTTCGGCAACGTCCGCGACCCTCAGGGCATCTCGCTGGGCCTCTGGACGTCACGACCGCCGGCGGCGTGA
- a CDS encoding MFS transporter produces the protein MSLAPPDTEYATSTRHRRRWATLGVLSLSLVLIGMDTTVLNTAIPTMQRDLGATASELQWIIDAYTLAFAGLLLTAGAWGDKYGRKLALAAGLVVFAAASVWGALSSDPTTVIAARTVMGMGGALIMPSTLSILIDVFRDPKERKRAIGVWAAMAGIGIAGGPAVGGWLLEHFWWGSALMINVPIAGAALLLGFWLVPESRDRTAPRLDLVGAALSCAGLVALVWALIEAPERGWTSGVTLGAVAASLAILAGFVLWERRHPHPMLPVEFFLNRRFSVPAISITLVFFAMMGAAFFLSVYLQTVLGYTPLEAGLRILPLAIGLVLGGPAAMAVAQRVGEKWPTVFGLVLLAVSFWIFTGTTIESGYAPRGLTATVVMGFGMAFAMGPATESVMGAVPRAKAGVGSAVNDTVRQVGGALGVAVLISVLNSVYSAQVDDATAQLPAEAAHAAGDSIQGAYAAAGELPAEPAAALVHAADAAFVDAMTTTTAVAGIVVLVGALVALLWLPSHARDEQPG, from the coding sequence ATGTCCCTCGCACCGCCCGACACCGAGTACGCCACCTCCACGCGGCACCGGCGCCGCTGGGCGACGCTCGGGGTGTTGTCGTTGAGCCTGGTGCTCATCGGCATGGACACCACCGTGCTGAACACGGCGATCCCGACCATGCAGCGCGACCTCGGCGCCACCGCCAGCGAGCTGCAGTGGATCATCGACGCCTACACGCTGGCCTTCGCCGGGCTGCTGCTGACGGCCGGCGCGTGGGGCGACAAGTACGGCCGCAAGCTCGCCCTCGCCGCGGGCCTGGTCGTGTTCGCCGCCGCGAGCGTCTGGGGCGCGCTGTCGAGCGACCCGACCACCGTCATCGCCGCGCGGACGGTGATGGGCATGGGCGGCGCGCTGATCATGCCGAGCACGCTGTCGATCCTCATCGACGTGTTCCGCGACCCGAAGGAGCGCAAGCGGGCCATCGGCGTATGGGCGGCGATGGCCGGCATCGGCATCGCGGGCGGCCCGGCCGTCGGCGGCTGGCTGCTGGAGCACTTCTGGTGGGGCTCGGCGCTGATGATCAACGTGCCGATCGCGGGGGCCGCGCTGCTGCTCGGGTTCTGGCTGGTGCCGGAGTCGCGGGACCGGACGGCGCCGCGGCTGGACCTCGTCGGCGCGGCGCTGTCGTGCGCCGGGCTGGTCGCGCTGGTCTGGGCGCTGATCGAGGCGCCCGAACGCGGCTGGACGAGCGGCGTCACGCTCGGCGCCGTGGCGGCGTCGCTGGCGATCCTGGCCGGCTTCGTGCTCTGGGAGCGCCGCCACCCGCACCCGATGCTGCCGGTCGAGTTCTTCCTGAACCGCCGCTTCAGCGTCCCCGCCATCTCGATCACGCTGGTGTTCTTCGCGATGATGGGCGCCGCGTTCTTCCTGTCCGTGTACCTGCAGACGGTGCTCGGCTACACGCCGCTGGAGGCGGGGCTGCGCATCCTGCCGCTGGCGATCGGGCTGGTCCTCGGCGGCCCGGCGGCCATGGCGGTCGCGCAGCGGGTCGGCGAGAAGTGGCCGACGGTGTTCGGGCTGGTGCTGCTGGCGGTGTCGTTCTGGATCTTCACGGGGACGACGATCGAGAGCGGCTACGCGCCCCGCGGCCTCACCGCGACCGTCGTCATGGGGTTCGGCATGGCCTTCGCGATGGGCCCGGCGACGGAGTCGGTGATGGGCGCGGTGCCGCGGGCCAAGGCCGGCGTCGGCTCGGCGGTCAACGACACCGTCCGGCAGGTCGGCGGCGCGCTGGGCGTCGCGGTGCTGATCTCGGTGCTGAACTCGGTCTACTCTGCGCAGGTGGACGACGCCACCGCCCAGCTGCCCGCCGAGGCCGCGCACGCCGCCGGCGACAGCATCCAGGGCGCGTACGCCGCCGCCGGCGAGCTGCCCGCCGAGCCCGCCGCCGCCCTCGTCCACGCCGCCGACGCCGCGTTCGTCGACGCCATGACCACGACGACCGCCGTCGCCGGGATCGTCGTCCTGGTCGGCGCGCTGGTCGCGCTGCTGTGGCTGCCCAGCCACGCCCGCGATGAGCAACCCGGCTGA
- a CDS encoding dihydrofolate reductase family protein — MRLTVTTNVSVDGVMQGLGGPGEDRRGGFERGGWALPLFGGEGQTYLSEIYGRADAFLFGRRTYEIFAASWGTWADPGDSLIWTALNTRPKYVASATLTDPAWADTTVVTGADAIRALKARPGGELQVHGSGELARWLLANDLVDELTLLTYPVVVGQGRRLFPDDGPDAALELTGARAFANGITAHVYRPAGRPRYATS, encoded by the coding sequence ATGCGACTGACCGTCACCACCAACGTCTCCGTCGACGGCGTGATGCAGGGGCTCGGCGGGCCCGGCGAGGACCGCCGGGGCGGGTTCGAGCGCGGCGGGTGGGCGCTGCCGCTGTTCGGCGGCGAGGGCCAGACGTACCTCAGCGAGATCTACGGGCGCGCCGACGCGTTCCTGTTCGGCCGGCGGACGTACGAGATCTTCGCCGCGTCGTGGGGGACGTGGGCCGACCCGGGCGACAGCCTCATCTGGACGGCGCTGAACACGCGGCCCAAGTACGTCGCCTCGGCCACGCTCACCGACCCGGCGTGGGCCGACACCACGGTCGTGACCGGAGCGGACGCCATCCGGGCGCTGAAGGCCCGGCCGGGCGGCGAGCTGCAGGTGCACGGCAGCGGCGAGCTGGCCCGCTGGCTGCTCGCCAACGACCTCGTCGACGAGCTGACGCTGCTGACCTACCCGGTCGTCGTCGGCCAGGGCCGCCGGCTGTTCCCGGACGACGGCCCGGACGCGGCGCTCGAGCTGACCGGCGCGCGGGCCTTCGCCAACGGCATCACGGCGCACGTGTACCGGCCGGCCGGACGCCCGCGGTACGCCACGAGCTGA
- a CDS encoding dihydrofolate reductase family protein codes for MKLTTVMQVSVDGVMQANGGTHPDLDPGFDRGGWALPLFDDEALGYVDELCERAGAFLFGRRTYEFFAGTWGAIDEMADTRIGRAFNTRPKYVASTTLTDPGWAPATVVGGADAVRELKAAPGGELQVHGSGELVRRLLADDLVDELILLVAPVVVGRGTRLFPDDGPDHALELVESRAFPKGFVLQVYRPAGRPHYATA; via the coding sequence ATGAAGCTGACCACCGTCATGCAGGTCTCCGTCGACGGCGTCATGCAGGCCAACGGCGGGACGCACCCCGACCTCGACCCCGGGTTCGACCGCGGCGGCTGGGCGCTGCCGCTGTTCGACGACGAGGCGCTCGGCTACGTCGACGAGCTGTGCGAGCGGGCCGGGGCGTTCCTGTTCGGCCGCCGCACCTACGAGTTCTTCGCCGGCACCTGGGGCGCCATCGACGAGATGGCGGACACCCGCATCGGGCGCGCGTTCAACACCCGGCCCAAGTACGTCGCGTCGACCACGCTCACCGACCCGGGCTGGGCGCCCGCCACCGTCGTCGGCGGTGCCGACGCCGTCCGGGAGCTGAAGGCCGCGCCGGGCGGCGAGCTGCAGGTGCACGGCAGCGGCGAGCTGGTCCGCCGGCTGCTCGCGGACGACCTCGTCGACGAGCTCATCCTGCTGGTCGCGCCGGTGGTCGTCGGCCGGGGCACCCGGCTGTTCCCGGACGACGGCCCGGACCACGCGCTCGAGCTGGTCGAGTCGCGCGCCTTCCCGAAGGGGTTCGTGCTCCAGGTCTACCGACCGGCCGGCCGTCCGCACTACGCCACCGCGTGA
- a CDS encoding dihydrofolate reductase family protein — MNRRVVTNIALSLDGHYSGPDPQDMGWVLPYAVTDVARDHLTSLWEPATTAVMGRVNAEGFLGFWPTVIGAAGADPRDEAFATWLVETDKVVFSSTLGEAPWERTTIVDRSAAEAIAELAATEGGDLLVLSSASVIKALLAADVVDRLALTLFPVFLGGGPRLFDDGLPAAEWALASEARGEHGMLSLVYDRIRQG; from the coding sequence ATGAACCGCCGAGTCGTCACCAACATCGCCCTCTCGCTCGACGGCCACTACAGCGGGCCGGACCCGCAGGACATGGGCTGGGTGCTGCCCTACGCCGTCACCGACGTGGCCCGCGACCACCTGACCAGCCTCTGGGAGCCGGCCACCACGGCCGTCATGGGACGGGTCAACGCCGAGGGGTTCCTCGGCTTCTGGCCCACCGTCATCGGCGCCGCCGGCGCCGACCCGCGTGACGAGGCCTTCGCGACGTGGCTGGTCGAGACCGACAAGGTGGTCTTCTCCTCGACGCTCGGCGAGGCGCCGTGGGAGCGCACCACGATCGTCGACCGGTCGGCCGCCGAGGCGATCGCGGAGCTCGCCGCGACCGAGGGCGGCGACCTCCTCGTGCTCTCCAGCGCGAGCGTCATCAAGGCGCTGCTGGCGGCCGACGTGGTCGACCGGCTGGCGCTCACCCTGTTCCCGGTCTTCCTCGGCGGCGGGCCGCGGCTGTTCGACGACGGCCTGCCCGCCGCCGAGTGGGCGCTGGCGAGCGAAGCCAGGGGCGAGCACGGCATGCTGTCGCTCGTCTACGACCGCATCAGGCAAGGGTAG
- a CDS encoding metalloregulator ArsR/SmtB family transcription factor translates to MDVILSALADAARWRLVCLLAERPRPVGVLAQLAGARQPQTTKHLQTLERAGIVTSQRSGQRHIYALRSEPLRELAAALGRVADTADGNAGSRATFDRYGLDLEAERLAADAPGWADGRSFRFSRRLPAPPGLVWRHLTEPALLARWWTPEDLRVSELAFEARPGAPIVHEYLDVEDTGGSDPVAGRAEGVVDEVRPGERLSYRLAPMLPDGRRAFTAHVDYDLRPSGAGTELDVELRIAGSTVESADFIAGIELGYGQSLDNLVAALSDPTSRSIA, encoded by the coding sequence ATGGACGTGATCCTCTCCGCGCTGGCCGACGCGGCCCGCTGGCGGCTGGTGTGCCTGCTGGCCGAGCGGCCGCGCCCGGTGGGCGTCCTCGCCCAGCTCGCTGGGGCGCGCCAGCCGCAGACGACCAAGCACCTGCAGACCCTCGAGCGCGCCGGCATCGTCACCTCGCAGCGCAGCGGCCAGCGCCACATCTACGCGCTGCGCTCCGAGCCGCTCCGCGAGCTGGCCGCCGCGCTGGGGCGGGTCGCCGACACCGCCGATGGGAACGCCGGCTCGCGGGCCACCTTCGACCGCTACGGGCTCGATCTCGAGGCGGAACGGCTCGCCGCGGACGCGCCCGGGTGGGCCGACGGCCGCTCCTTCCGGTTCTCCCGGCGCCTGCCGGCGCCTCCCGGCCTCGTCTGGCGGCACCTCACCGAGCCGGCTCTGCTCGCCCGGTGGTGGACGCCCGAGGACCTGCGGGTGTCCGAGCTCGCCTTCGAGGCGCGGCCGGGTGCGCCGATCGTTCACGAGTACCTCGACGTCGAGGACACCGGCGGCTCCGACCCGGTCGCCGGACGCGCCGAGGGCGTCGTCGACGAGGTGCGCCCGGGTGAGCGCCTCAGCTACCGGCTCGCCCCGATGCTGCCCGACGGCCGGCGCGCCTTCACCGCGCACGTCGACTACGACCTGCGGCCCAGCGGCGCCGGCACCGAGCTCGACGTCGAGCTCCGCATCGCCGGCAGCACCGTCGAGTCCGCGGACTTCATCGCGGGCATCGAGCTCGGCTACGGCCAGAGCCTCGACAACCTCGTCGCCGCCCTCTCCGACCCCACCTCGAGGAGCATCGCATGA
- a CDS encoding LysR family transcriptional regulator ArgP yields the protein MMRIDLAQLSAFAAVVEEGSFEAAARRLHVTPSAVSQRVKALESRLGRVLVSRTRPAGATEAGQWLARYARQVRLLESEALSGLASGDVEVRLAVAVNADSLATWFLPALTGLADERGARFELHQEDQDHSATLLREGAVLAAVTADAHAVQGCAVRPLGRMRYLGVATPAFARRWFPDGPTAAALGAATTLVFNRKDALQSRFARELAGRRVDPPVTVLPSSVGFADATILGLAWAMLPESMARPALDDGRLVEIAPGRHLDVPLYWQRWKLASPLLDELTDAVVAAASAQLRAAKP from the coding sequence ATGATGCGCATCGACCTCGCCCAGCTCAGCGCGTTCGCCGCCGTCGTCGAGGAGGGCAGCTTCGAGGCGGCCGCCCGCCGGCTGCACGTCACGCCGTCCGCGGTGAGCCAGCGGGTCAAGGCGCTGGAGTCGCGGCTGGGCCGCGTGCTGGTCAGCCGCACCCGCCCGGCCGGCGCCACGGAGGCCGGGCAGTGGCTGGCCCGGTACGCTCGCCAGGTGCGGCTGCTGGAGAGCGAGGCGCTGTCCGGCCTGGCCTCCGGCGACGTCGAGGTGCGGCTGGCGGTCGCCGTCAACGCGGACTCGCTGGCGACGTGGTTCCTGCCGGCGCTGACGGGGCTGGCCGACGAGCGCGGCGCCCGGTTCGAGCTGCACCAGGAGGACCAGGACCACTCGGCGACGCTGCTGCGCGAGGGCGCGGTCCTGGCCGCCGTCACCGCCGACGCGCACGCCGTCCAGGGCTGCGCCGTGCGCCCGCTCGGGCGCATGCGCTACCTCGGCGTCGCCACACCGGCGTTCGCCCGGCGCTGGTTCCCGGACGGCCCGACGGCGGCGGCGCTCGGCGCGGCCACCACGCTGGTCTTCAACCGCAAGGACGCGCTGCAGTCGCGGTTCGCCCGCGAGCTGGCCGGCCGCCGGGTCGACCCGCCGGTCACCGTGCTGCCGTCGTCGGTCGGGTTCGCCGACGCGACGATCCTGGGGCTGGCGTGGGCGATGCTGCCCGAGTCGATGGCCCGCCCCGCCCTCGACGACGGCCGGCTGGTCGAGATCGCCCCCGGCCGCCATCTCGACGTGCCGCTGTACTGGCAGCGCTGGAAGCTGGCGTCGCCGCTGCTGGACGAGCTGACCGACGCCGTCGTGGCGGCGGCCTCGGCTCAGCTGCGGGCGGCGAAGCCGTAG